Proteins encoded together in one Sphingomonas radiodurans window:
- the trhO gene encoding oxygen-dependent tRNA uridine(34) hydroxylase TrhO: protein MTSPIQVAALYHFASFDDPAALREPLEALCRANGVRGTLLLAREGVNGTIAGAPDAIERVLGHLRALPGCVDLPVKYASAETMPFHRLKVRLKQEIVSMGEPDVDPANNAGTYVAPAEWNALIARPDTIVIDTRNDYEVAIGSFPGAIDPGTRSFREFPGWFRANREALLADGVSKVAMFCTGGIRCEKATAFLKAEGVTDVYHLQGGVLNYLEHVPAAESRWDGECFVFDERVAVGHDLAPGTHALCRACRMPVSAADRESALYELGLSCPRCHDARDARQREGYAERHRQVQLAEARGERHVGERQGD from the coding sequence ATGACTTCCCCGATCCAAGTTGCCGCGCTGTATCATTTCGCAAGCTTCGACGATCCCGCGGCGCTGCGCGAGCCGCTCGAAGCCCTGTGCCGGGCGAACGGCGTGCGCGGCACGCTGCTGCTGGCGCGCGAGGGCGTGAACGGGACGATCGCCGGCGCGCCCGACGCGATCGAGCGCGTTCTGGGGCATCTGCGCGCGCTGCCGGGGTGCGTGGACCTGCCGGTTAAGTATGCGAGCGCCGAGACGATGCCGTTCCACAGGCTGAAGGTGCGGCTGAAGCAGGAAATCGTCTCGATGGGCGAGCCCGACGTCGATCCTGCAAACAACGCCGGCACCTATGTGGCGCCGGCGGAGTGGAACGCGCTGATCGCGCGGCCGGACACGATCGTGATCGATACGCGCAACGATTACGAGGTGGCGATCGGCAGCTTTCCCGGCGCGATCGATCCAGGCACGCGCAGCTTTCGCGAGTTCCCCGGCTGGTTCCGCGCAAACCGCGAGGCGCTGCTGGCGGACGGGGTTAGCAAGGTCGCGATGTTCTGCACCGGCGGCATTCGATGCGAGAAGGCGACTGCGTTCCTGAAGGCGGAAGGGGTGACGGACGTGTACCATCTGCAAGGCGGCGTCCTGAACTATCTAGAACATGTACCCGCGGCGGAGAGCCGCTGGGACGGCGAATGCTTCGTGTTCGACGAGCGCGTGGCGGTGGGGCACGATCTGGCGCCGGGGACGCACGCGCTGTGCCGCGCCTGCCGCATGCCCGTGAGTGCCGCGGATCGTGAGTCGGCGCTGTACGAGTTGGGATTGAGTTGCCCACGCTGCCACGACGCGCGCGATGCGCGGCAGCGGGAGGGATATGCCGAGCGGCATCGGCAAGTTCAGCTGGCGGAAGCGCGTGGCGAGCGGCATGTCGGGGAGCGGCAGGGGGACTGA
- a CDS encoding MFS transporter: MTASTTAPDSGSLERDARLVNAREKDIAPGEIAIGVIIGRTSEFFDFFVYALASVLVFPKLIFPYVDPLTGTLYAFAVFALAFVGRPFGTLLFLWIDGAYGRGTKLTIALFLLGGCTMAIALLPSYAQVGTLSAVLLGLFRFGQGMALGGAWDGLPSLLSLNAPEDKRGWYAMIPQLGAPLGLLLAIALFSYFLTILSPEDFLSWGWRYPFFVVLAINVVALFARLRLVATPEFTRLFETRELQPSPAFATLFSEWRTILLGALAPLASFALFHLVTVFPLSWVTLFAKEEPLQFLAIEAAGAMVCILAILASGLIADRVGRRAVLGVSAVMIAVYSGFAPRLLDSGGIGEAIYMIGGFILLGLAFGQSSGVVNSAFPPERRYTGAAIVANSAWLIGAGFAPLVALFLASRFGLWSVGVYLLSGAICTLGALAINKEWARKQA, encoded by the coding sequence ATGACTGCATCGACCACCGCACCGGATTCGGGAAGCCTCGAGCGGGACGCCCGATTGGTGAACGCCCGCGAGAAGGATATCGCGCCGGGCGAGATCGCGATCGGCGTGATCATCGGCCGGACAAGCGAGTTCTTCGACTTCTTCGTCTATGCGCTCGCCTCGGTGCTCGTGTTCCCGAAGCTGATCTTCCCGTATGTCGATCCGCTCACCGGCACGCTTTACGCCTTCGCGGTCTTCGCGCTCGCCTTCGTCGGGCGACCGTTCGGCACCTTGCTATTCCTGTGGATTGACGGTGCGTACGGCCGCGGCACGAAGCTGACGATTGCCTTGTTCCTGCTCGGCGGCTGCACCATGGCGATCGCGCTGCTGCCCAGCTACGCGCAGGTCGGCACGCTCTCGGCGGTGCTGCTCGGGCTGTTCCGCTTTGGCCAGGGCATGGCGTTGGGCGGCGCGTGGGATGGGCTACCGTCGCTCCTCTCGCTCAACGCGCCGGAGGACAAGCGCGGCTGGTACGCAATGATCCCGCAGCTTGGCGCGCCACTTGGGCTGCTGCTGGCAATCGCATTGTTCAGCTATTTCCTGACCATCCTGTCGCCGGAGGATTTCCTCAGCTGGGGCTGGCGCTATCCGTTCTTCGTTGTGCTCGCGATCAACGTCGTTGCGCTGTTCGCCCGGCTACGACTGGTCGCGACGCCCGAGTTCACGCGGCTGTTCGAGACCCGCGAGCTTCAGCCGTCGCCTGCCTTTGCGACACTGTTCTCGGAATGGCGCACGATCCTGCTCGGTGCGCTCGCCCCGCTCGCAAGCTTTGCGCTGTTCCACCTCGTCACAGTATTCCCGCTGTCATGGGTCACGCTGTTCGCCAAGGAAGAGCCGCTGCAGTTCCTCGCGATCGAGGCGGCCGGCGCAATGGTCTGCATCCTTGCGATCCTCGCCTCCGGGCTGATCGCCGATCGCGTGGGGCGCCGCGCGGTGCTCGGCGTCTCGGCGGTGATGATCGCGGTCTACAGCGGTTTCGCACCGCGGCTGCTCGATTCGGGCGGCATTGGCGAGGCGATCTACATGATCGGCGGCTTCATCCTGCTCGGCCTCGCCTTCGGCCAATCGTCGGGTGTGGTAAACAGCGCCTTCCCGCCCGAGCGGCGCTATACTGGCGCGGCGATCGTCGCCAATTCCGCTTGGCTGATCGGCGCGGGCTTCGCGCCCCTCGTCGCGCTGTTCCTCGCCAGCCGCTTCGGTCTGTGGTCGGTCGGTGTGTACTTGCTGTCGGGTGCGATCTGCACGCTCGGCGCGCTTGCGATCAACAAGGAATGGGCGCGCAAGCAGGCCTAG
- a CDS encoding threonine ammonia-lyase: MATAAQSTTEPLPVSIADVRAAHARIRDSIVRTPTLISRTLSKLAGATVYLKFENLQFTAAYKERGALNTLLLLSEEAKSRGVIAASAGNHAQGLAYHANRLGVPATIVMPMNTPTVKVVQTEGHGAAVVLHGNTFDAAYAHARELEAERGYTFVHPFDDARVIAGQGTVAIEMLEDVPSIDTLVVPIGGGGLISGMATVARAAAHPIEIVGVEAELFPSMYNRLRGTDMPCAGDTLAEGIAVKEPGVVTSRMVAALVDDIMLVTERSLEESVSLLLQIEKTVVEGAGAAGLAAVLANKERFAGKTIGIVLCGGNIDTRLLANVLLRDLARSGRLARLRIQLRDQPGALYNVARIFDQERVNILELAHQRIFTNLPAKGLSLDVECETRDRHHLDRLLAALGVAGYEVSLIELA; this comes from the coding sequence ATGGCAACCGCGGCACAATCGACCACCGAACCCCTCCCCGTCAGCATCGCGGACGTGCGCGCCGCCCATGCCCGCATCCGCGATTCGATCGTCCGCACGCCCACGCTCATCAGCCGCACGCTTTCGAAGCTCGCCGGCGCGACCGTGTATCTGAAGTTCGAAAACCTCCAGTTCACCGCCGCCTACAAGGAACGCGGAGCGCTCAACACGCTGCTGCTGCTCAGCGAAGAGGCGAAGTCGCGCGGTGTGATCGCGGCCTCCGCCGGCAATCACGCGCAGGGCCTCGCCTATCACGCCAACCGCCTCGGCGTGCCCGCGACGATCGTCATGCCGATGAACACGCCGACGGTGAAAGTGGTGCAGACCGAAGGGCATGGCGCCGCGGTCGTCCTCCACGGCAACACCTTCGACGCGGCCTACGCGCACGCCCGCGAACTCGAGGCCGAACGCGGCTACACCTTCGTCCATCCGTTCGACGACGCGCGCGTCATCGCCGGCCAAGGCACCGTCGCGATCGAGATGCTCGAGGACGTGCCGTCGATCGACACGCTCGTCGTCCCGATCGGCGGCGGCGGGCTCATCTCCGGCATGGCGACCGTCGCGCGCGCCGCCGCTCACCCGATCGAGATCGTCGGCGTCGAGGCCGAGCTGTTCCCCTCGATGTACAACCGCCTGCGCGGCACCGACATGCCCTGCGCCGGGGATACGCTGGCCGAGGGCATCGCGGTGAAGGAGCCCGGCGTGGTCACGTCGCGGATGGTCGCCGCGCTGGTCGACGACATCATGCTCGTCACCGAACGCAGCCTGGAAGAATCGGTCAGCCTGCTGCTGCAGATCGAGAAGACCGTGGTCGAGGGCGCCGGCGCCGCCGGCCTTGCCGCGGTGCTCGCCAACAAGGAGCGGTTCGCCGGCAAGACGATCGGCATCGTGCTGTGCGGCGGCAACATCGACACGCGGCTGCTCGCCAACGTGCTGCTGCGCGATCTCGCTCGCTCGGGCCGCCTTGCCCGGCTGCGCATCCAGCTGCGCGACCAGCCCGGCGCGCTCTACAATGTGGCACGCATCTTCGATCAGGAGCGAGTCAACATCCTCGAACTCGCGCACCAGCGAATCTTCACCAACCTGCCCGCCAAGGGCCTCAGCCTCGACGTCGAATGCGAGACGCGAGACCGCCATCACCTCGATCGGTTGCTCGCCGCGCTGGGCGTCGCCGGCTATGAAGTAAGCCTGATCGAACTGGCGTAA
- the cyoA gene encoding ubiquinol oxidase subunit II — protein sequence MREHTSIVRRLTRLAPLSILALAAGCQSAVLNPAGDVALQQRNLIYISTALMLLIIVPVMILTIVFAWRYRAGNKDATYDPHFDHSTSLELVIWSAPLLIIIALGALTWSSTHLLDPYRPLNRISATKAAKPTAPPLRVQVVSLDWKWLFIYPDLGIATVNELALPVDRQVRFDMTSSNMMNTFYAPTMAGMIYTMPGMRTTLHAVLNKPGDFEGMSANYSGAGFSYMRFRLRGMDQAGFERWVAGVKERGQPLVATDYLKLEEPSERVAPRFYGAVQPALFKRIVERCVTPNTPCMSEIMARDRAAGGGERHSMEAGAGMPSGGGSIPARGKPEGGLMQDADEIETVPNVTKPRQGQPPGPTDPKSGRNRDMSFLMPTAPGTPRAGRG from the coding sequence ATGCGCGAACACACGTCCATCGTGCGACGGCTCACCCGTCTCGCCCCGCTTTCGATCCTGGCGCTCGCCGCCGGATGCCAGAGCGCCGTGCTCAACCCGGCGGGCGACGTGGCGCTGCAACAGCGCAACCTGATCTATATCTCGACCGCGCTGATGCTGCTGATCATCGTGCCGGTGATGATCCTGACGATCGTGTTCGCGTGGCGCTATCGCGCGGGCAACAAGGACGCGACGTACGATCCGCATTTCGACCATTCGACCTCGCTCGAGCTGGTAATCTGGTCGGCGCCGCTGCTCATCATCATCGCGCTGGGCGCGCTGACCTGGTCGAGCACGCATCTGCTCGATCCTTATCGCCCGCTCAATCGCATCTCGGCGACCAAAGCCGCCAAGCCGACCGCGCCGCCGCTGCGCGTGCAGGTGGTGTCGCTCGATTGGAAATGGCTGTTCATCTACCCCGATCTGGGCATCGCGACGGTCAATGAACTGGCGCTGCCGGTCGATCGGCAAGTGCGGTTCGACATGACGTCGAGCAACATGATGAACACCTTCTACGCCCCGACGATGGCGGGGATGATCTACACCATGCCGGGGATGCGCACGACGCTGCACGCGGTGCTCAACAAGCCGGGCGATTTCGAGGGCATGTCCGCGAATTACAGCGGCGCAGGCTTCTCCTACATGCGCTTTCGTTTGCGCGGGATGGACCAGGCCGGGTTCGAGCGCTGGGTGGCGGGCGTGAAGGAGCGCGGGCAGCCGCTGGTGGCGACGGACTATCTCAAGCTCGAGGAGCCGAGTGAGCGAGTCGCGCCGAGGTTCTACGGCGCGGTGCAGCCGGCGCTGTTCAAGCGCATCGTGGAGCGCTGCGTGACGCCGAACACGCCGTGCATGAGCGAAATCATGGCGCGCGATCGTGCTGCGGGCGGCGGCGAGCGGCATTCGATGGAGGCTGGCGCAGGCATGCCGTCGGGCGGCGGATCGATCCCCGCGCGCGGCAAGCCCGAGGGCGGGCTGATGCAGGATGCCGATGAGATCGAGACCGTCCCCAACGTCACCAAACCGCGGCAGGGGCAGCCGCCCGGGCCGACCGACCCGAAATCCGGCCGTAATCGCGACATGTCTTTCCTAATGCCGACCGCGCCGGGCACCCCGCGCGCCGGCCGCGGCTGA
- a CDS encoding amidohydrolase: protein MRRLLTLAALLAAMPAAADGIVDNVNGLAPTADGRVVRFKALLIDKDGKVTRLVPPGEEPPKLSRKQLKANAGKPLYDWRIDMGGKTLLPGFIDAHGHVMGLGFGVLSLDLSAARSLNEAKAMTMAYIAANPDRKWILGRGWNQEVWGLGRFPTAADLDEVAQGRAIWLERADGHAGWANSVAMREAGVTASTASPAGGRIEKAGGAPAGVFVDAAMQLIEKALPQPLSKERDAAFLEAQNVLLANGVTAVADMGTSLDDWLSYRRMADIGALRVRIMAYAAGVETASRIGGKGPTPWLYNDRLRMGGVKIYGDGALGSRGAALKAPYADAPGEKGLLFLNDTQLQNQMSRAAMDNFQIAVHAIGDRANAQALDAIQVLSETYTGDRRWRIEHAQVVDPADLKSFGKFGTIASMQPTHATSDRTMAEARLGPARLAGAYAWTSMLANGAKLAFGSDFPVEKPDPWAGWAAAYTRTDTAGQPAGGWRPEEAVTREQAWWAFTGGAAYAGFAETRFGNLAPGQRADFVIVDRDPLAGEAAAMRGTRVEQTWIGGERAWARTGAAR, encoded by the coding sequence ATGAGGCGCCTTCTGACGCTCGCGGCGTTGCTTGCCGCGATGCCGGCGGCGGCCGACGGGATCGTCGACAACGTCAATGGCTTGGCACCGACGGCTGACGGCCGGGTGGTTCGGTTCAAGGCGCTGCTAATCGACAAGGACGGCAAGGTCACGCGGCTCGTGCCGCCGGGGGAGGAGCCGCCCAAGCTCAGCCGCAAGCAATTGAAGGCGAATGCGGGCAAGCCGCTATACGACTGGCGGATCGACATGGGCGGCAAGACGCTGCTGCCCGGGTTCATCGACGCGCATGGGCATGTGATGGGGCTGGGCTTTGGCGTGCTGTCGCTCGACCTGTCGGCGGCGCGGTCGCTCAACGAGGCCAAGGCGATGACGATGGCGTATATCGCCGCCAATCCCGATCGAAAGTGGATCCTCGGGCGCGGGTGGAACCAGGAGGTGTGGGGGCTCGGGCGTTTTCCGACCGCGGCGGACCTCGACGAGGTGGCGCAGGGCCGCGCGATCTGGCTGGAGCGCGCCGACGGGCATGCCGGCTGGGCGAACAGCGTCGCGATGCGCGAAGCGGGCGTGACCGCGAGCACCGCATCGCCGGCTGGTGGGCGCATCGAGAAGGCGGGTGGGGCACCCGCGGGCGTGTTCGTTGATGCGGCGATGCAGCTGATCGAGAAAGCGCTGCCGCAGCCACTGTCGAAGGAACGCGATGCGGCGTTCCTGGAGGCACAGAACGTGCTGCTAGCGAACGGCGTGACGGCGGTGGCCGACATGGGCACGTCGCTCGACGACTGGCTGAGCTATCGCCGGATGGCAGATATCGGCGCGCTGCGGGTGCGGATCATGGCCTATGCCGCGGGGGTCGAGACGGCGAGCCGGATCGGCGGCAAGGGGCCGACGCCGTGGCTGTACAACGATCGGCTGCGGATGGGCGGGGTGAAGATTTACGGCGACGGCGCGCTCGGATCGCGCGGGGCGGCGCTGAAGGCACCCTATGCCGATGCGCCGGGGGAGAAGGGGCTGCTATTCCTCAACGACACGCAGTTGCAGAATCAGATGAGCCGGGCGGCGATGGATAATTTCCAGATCGCCGTCCACGCGATCGGCGACCGCGCGAATGCGCAAGCGCTCGACGCGATCCAGGTGCTGAGCGAGACCTATACCGGCGATCGTCGCTGGCGGATCGAGCATGCGCAGGTGGTCGATCCGGCGGACCTCAAGAGCTTCGGCAAGTTCGGCACCATCGCGTCGATGCAGCCTACGCATGCGACGAGCGATCGGACGATGGCCGAGGCGCGGCTGGGGCCGGCGCGGCTGGCGGGGGCCTATGCGTGGACATCGATGCTGGCGAACGGCGCGAAGCTGGCGTTCGGATCGGACTTTCCGGTCGAGAAGCCGGATCCCTGGGCCGGTTGGGCTGCGGCCTATACGCGGACCGATACGGCGGGGCAGCCGGCGGGCGGGTGGCGGCCGGAGGAAGCCGTGACTCGGGAACAGGCTTGGTGGGCGTTCACCGGGGGCGCGGCTTATGCCGGGTTCGCCGAGACGCGGTTCGGCAACTTGGCGCCAGGGCAGCGGGCGGATTTCGTGATCGTCGATCGCGATCCGCTGGCCGGCGAAGCTGCGGCGATGCGCGGCACGCGGGTGGAGCAGACATGGATCGGGGGAGAGCGGGCCTGGGCTCGGACGGGGGCGGCTCGTTAA
- a CDS encoding arginyltransferase has translation MTAPFRFPRFFVTSPAPCPYLPGKQERKVFTELAGPHANELNDALGRIGFRRSQSVAYRPSCAGCTACVSVRVVTHDFEASATQRKLVRRHADLEVTACRPWATDEQYQLLRRYLAHRHAGGGMAGMDEQDYADMIEHSPVNSVIVEYREPSTNGGQGRLIGACLTDRQADGLSMIYSFFAPEADARQGLGSLIILDHILRARAAGLSYVYLGYWVKGSARMAYKTRYRPLEMLGPRGWALVGDKDVLDHAAPERQRELA, from the coding sequence GTGACTGCGCCTTTTCGATTTCCGCGCTTCTTCGTAACGAGCCCCGCGCCGTGCCCCTATTTGCCCGGCAAGCAGGAACGCAAGGTCTTCACCGAACTCGCCGGCCCGCACGCGAACGAACTCAACGATGCACTGGGCCGGATCGGCTTCCGCCGCAGCCAGTCGGTCGCGTACCGCCCGTCGTGCGCCGGCTGCACGGCCTGCGTATCGGTTCGCGTCGTCACGCACGATTTCGAGGCCAGCGCCACGCAGCGCAAGCTCGTCCGGCGCCACGCCGATCTCGAAGTCACCGCGTGCCGCCCTTGGGCCACCGACGAGCAATATCAGCTCTTGCGCCGTTATCTCGCGCATCGCCACGCCGGTGGCGGCATGGCCGGGATGGACGAGCAGGATTACGCCGACATGATCGAGCATTCGCCGGTCAACTCAGTGATCGTCGAATATCGCGAGCCTAGCACAAACGGCGGCCAGGGCCGGCTGATTGGCGCTTGCCTCACCGATCGTCAGGCAGACGGCCTCTCGATGATCTACAGCTTCTTCGCACCGGAGGCAGATGCGCGGCAGGGGCTCGGCAGCCTCATCATCCTCGATCACATCCTCCGCGCGCGCGCCGCCGGCCTGTCCTACGTATATCTTGGCTATTGGGTGAAGGGCTCGGCGCGCATGGCGTACAAAACCCGTTATCGCCCGCTCGAAATGCTCGGCCCCCGCGGCTGGGCGCTAGTCGGCGACAAGGATGTACTGGACCACGCGGCGCCCGAGCGCCAGCGCGAGCTCGCGTAG
- a CDS encoding DUF1488 family protein, translating into MAASQLDIDDSTLLDNIEAEQVEFTGEVDAEDVDFVVQYDLLEALSGDRPDGDAIDMFNRFVDPITDAALAAFARNSDATPVIVSENDLE; encoded by the coding sequence ATGGCGGCCAGCCAGCTTGATATCGACGACAGCACCCTGCTGGACAACATCGAGGCCGAACAGGTCGAATTCACCGGCGAGGTGGACGCAGAGGACGTCGACTTCGTGGTGCAATACGATCTGCTCGAAGCACTGAGCGGCGATCGGCCGGACGGCGACGCGATCGACATGTTCAATCGTTTCGTCGATCCGATCACCGACGCCGCGCTGGCTGCCTTTGCGCGCAACTCCGACGCAACGCCCGTTATCGTCAGTGAAAACGACCTGGAATAA
- a CDS encoding NAD(P)-dependent oxidoreductase produces the protein MKIAFIGTGVMGAPMAGHLARAGHDVTVYNRTRAKAEATGLTVAETPAAAAAGADAVVACVGNDDDLAAVTLGSDGAFAAMHDDAVFIDHTTVSADIARRLAAARALVVDAPVSGGQAGAQKGQLAIMCGGSDAAMAVARPVMEAYAARIVHVGAAGAGQQTKMVNQIAIAGVLQGLSEAVRFAQASNLDLDKVLEAISGGAAQSWQMVNRWPTMARDEFDFGFAVDWMRKDLGLALDEARKNGAVLPAAALVDQFYAEVQAMGGGRQDTSALVRRLPR, from the coding sequence ATGAAGATCGCTTTTATCGGCACCGGCGTGATGGGTGCCCCGATGGCCGGGCACCTTGCCCGCGCCGGCCACGACGTCACCGTCTACAATCGCACGCGTGCCAAGGCGGAGGCGACCGGGCTGACGGTCGCCGAGACGCCGGCCGCTGCCGCTGCGGGCGCGGATGCGGTGGTGGCGTGCGTCGGCAACGATGACGACCTTGCTGCGGTGACGCTGGGCAGCGACGGCGCGTTCGCCGCGATGCACGACGATGCGGTGTTCATCGACCATACGACGGTGTCGGCGGATATCGCGCGGCGACTGGCGGCGGCGCGCGCGCTGGTGGTCGATGCGCCGGTTTCGGGTGGGCAGGCGGGGGCGCAGAAGGGGCAGCTTGCGATCATGTGCGGCGGCAGCGACGCGGCGATGGCGGTCGCGCGGCCGGTGATGGAGGCCTATGCCGCGCGCATCGTCCATGTCGGCGCGGCGGGGGCGGGGCAGCAGACCAAGATGGTCAATCAGATCGCCATTGCCGGCGTGCTGCAGGGATTGTCCGAAGCGGTGCGCTTCGCGCAGGCCAGCAACCTCGATCTCGACAAGGTGCTCGAGGCGATTTCCGGCGGCGCGGCGCAGAGCTGGCAGATGGTCAATCGCTGGCCGACGATGGCGCGCGACGAATTCGACTTCGGCTTTGCGGTGGACTGGATGCGCAAGGATCTCGGGCTGGCGCTCGACGAGGCGCGCAAGAATGGCGCGGTGCTGCCGGCGGCGGCGCTGGTGGATCAATTCTATGCCGAGGTGCAGGCGATGGGCGGCGGGCGACAGGATACCAGCGCGCTGGTGCGGAGGCTGCCGCGATGA
- the cyoB gene encoding cytochrome o ubiquinol oxidase subunit I, translated as MFNETILKTIFGRLSFESFPIHEPILLGTFIVVVILGTGLVGAVTKYRLWGWLWREWFTSVDHKKIGIMYMILGIIMLLRGFADAIMMRTQQALSFGANEGYLDAHHYDQVFTAHGTIMIFFVAIPLIVGIVNYVMPLQIGARDVAFPFLNNFSFWLTVAGALLVMVSLFVGEFSRAGWLNYVPVANLQNSPDTGPDYYLWALQIAGIGTTLSGINMVVTIIKMRAPGMTMMKMPVFVWTALCSNVLVVAIFPILTATFGMLMLDRYVGTNFFTNDLGGNAMMYWNLVWIWGHPEVYVLILPVFGIYSEITSTFTGKRLFGYTSMVYATVVITILSFLVWLHHFFTMGSGASVNSFFGIATMVISIPTGAKIFNWLFTMYRGQIRFELPMMWVVAFLLTFTVGGMTGVLLAVPPADFVLHNSLFLVAHFHNVIIGGVVFGLFAAIEYWFPKAFGFKLDPFWGKIHFWGWVIGYWVAWTPMYIAGLMGVTRRLRHLDDTTLQPLFITAMIGAFIIAIGIGAFVIQLFVSIRNRDKLRDTTGDPWNGRTLEWSTSSPPPHYNFAFQPMVHELDAWHDMKDRGHEVPAKGYRPIHMPRNSGAGVILSGLALVLGFAMVWYIWWLAAASFVALIVVSIGHTFNYDRDYHIPAEEVAQTERAAAELARA; from the coding sequence ATGTTCAACGAGACCATCCTGAAGACGATCTTTGGCCGGCTAAGCTTCGAATCGTTCCCGATCCACGAACCGATCCTGCTCGGCACGTTCATCGTTGTCGTGATCCTGGGCACCGGCCTCGTAGGCGCGGTGACGAAGTATCGGCTGTGGGGCTGGCTGTGGCGCGAATGGTTCACCAGCGTCGACCACAAGAAGATCGGGATCATGTACATGATCCTGGGCATCATCATGCTGCTGCGCGGCTTTGCCGACGCGATCATGATGCGCACGCAGCAGGCGCTGTCGTTCGGTGCGAACGAGGGATATCTCGACGCGCACCATTATGATCAGGTGTTCACCGCGCACGGCACGATCATGATCTTCTTCGTCGCGATTCCGCTGATCGTCGGCATCGTCAATTATGTGATGCCGTTGCAGATCGGCGCGCGTGACGTGGCGTTCCCGTTCCTCAACAACTTTAGCTTCTGGCTGACGGTGGCCGGCGCGCTGCTGGTGATGGTGTCGCTGTTCGTCGGCGAGTTCAGCCGCGCGGGCTGGCTCAACTATGTGCCGGTCGCCAACCTGCAGAACAGCCCGGATACCGGGCCGGACTATTACCTGTGGGCGTTGCAGATCGCGGGCATCGGCACGACGCTGTCGGGCATCAACATGGTCGTCACGATCATCAAGATGCGCGCGCCGGGCATGACGATGATGAAGATGCCAGTGTTCGTATGGACCGCGCTGTGCAGCAACGTGCTGGTGGTAGCGATCTTCCCGATCCTGACGGCGACGTTCGGGATGCTGATGCTCGACCGCTACGTCGGCACGAACTTCTTCACCAACGATCTGGGCGGCAACGCCATGATGTACTGGAACCTGGTGTGGATCTGGGGCCATCCGGAGGTCTACGTCCTCATCCTGCCAGTGTTTGGCATCTATTCGGAAATTACATCGACCTTCACTGGCAAGCGGCTGTTCGGCTATACGTCGATGGTCTACGCCACTGTCGTCATCACGATCCTGTCGTTCCTGGTGTGGCTGCACCATTTCTTCACCATGGGATCGGGCGCGAGCGTCAACAGCTTTTTCGGCATCGCCACGATGGTAATCTCCATCCCGACCGGCGCGAAGATCTTCAACTGGCTGTTCACGATGTATCGCGGGCAGATCCGCTTCGAGTTGCCGATGATGTGGGTCGTCGCCTTCCTGCTGACCTTCACGGTCGGCGGCATGACGGGCGTGCTGCTGGCCGTGCCGCCGGCGGACTTCGTGCTGCACAACTCGCTGTTCCTGGTGGCGCATTTCCATAATGTGATCATTGGCGGCGTGGTGTTCGGGTTGTTCGCGGCGATCGAATATTGGTTTCCCAAGGCGTTCGGTTTCAAGCTCGATCCTTTCTGGGGGAAGATCCACTTCTGGGGCTGGGTCATCGGATACTGGGTCGCCTGGACGCCGATGTACATCGCCGGGCTGATGGGCGTGACGCGCCGACTGCGGCATCTCGACGATACGACGCTGCAGCCGCTGTTCATCACGGCGATGATCGGTGCGTTCATCATCGCGATCGGGATCGGCGCGTTCGTGATCCAGCTGTTCGTGAGCATTCGGAACCGCGACAAGCTGCGCGACACGACGGGCGATCCGTGGAACGGCCGCACGCTCGAATGGTCGACCAGCTCGCCGCCGCCGCACTATAACTTCGCATTCCAGCCGATGGTCCACGAGCTCGACGCGTGGCACGACATGAAGGATCGCGGCCACGAAGTGCCGGCGAAGGGTTACCGCCCGATCCACATGCCGCGCAATTCCGGCGCGGGCGTGATCCTGTCCGGGCTGGCGCTGGTGCTGGGCTTTGCGATGGTGTGGTACATCTGGTGGCTGGCGGCGGCTTCGTTCGTCGCGTTGATCGTCGTGTCGATCGGCCACACCTTCAACTACGATCGGGACTATCACATCCCGGCCGAGGAAGTCGCGCAGACCGAGCGCGCGGCGGCCGAGCTGGCGAGGGCCTGA